A single window of Gossypium arboreum isolate Shixiya-1 chromosome 13, ASM2569848v2, whole genome shotgun sequence DNA harbors:
- the LOC108454972 gene encoding homeobox protein knotted-1-like 1 isoform X1 yields MEDLYRLDDPIISCSNGIARVNNFATPNFTATDFLSPVDHLLQFDDQEVDTDATGSHMSGLIKSQISNHPRYLNLVSAYIECQKVGAPPKLASLLEEIGRENRSVNACSEIGADPELDEFMESYCEVLHRYKEELSKPFNEATTFLSNIKSQLSDLCKEALTKNLDYPFDEGGGSSVEELSGGEVEGFENQDECGRQDIKGMLMRKYSGYLSSLRKEFLKKRKKGKLPKEARVTLLDWWNNHYRWPYPTEEDKLKLSEITGLDQKQINNWFINQRKRHWKPSEDMKFALMEGFAGDPMHFGHGVGPGSDNIC; encoded by the exons ATGGAGGACTTGTATAGACTTGATGATCCTATAATCTCGTGTTCTAATGGTATTGCAAGGGTGAATAACTTTGCTACACCAAACTTTACTGCAACTGATTTTCTCAGTCCAGTTGATCATTTACTTCAATTTGATGATCAAGAAGTTGATACAGATGCCACTGGATCCCATATGTCTGGGCTGATCAAGTCCCAGATCTCGAATCACCCTCGTTATCTAAACCTAGTATCTGCTTACATCGAATGCCAAAAG gtTGGAGCACCGCCTAAGCTGGCCTCTCTTCTTGAAGAAATTGGCCGTGAGAACCGGTCTGTAAATGCTTGCAGTGAGATAGGAGCTGATCCTGAACTGGACGAGTTCATG GAATCATATTGTGAGGTTCTCCATAGATACAAAGAAGAGCTATCAAAGCCATTCAATGAAGCGACAACGTTCTTAAGCAACATCAAATCACAGCTAAGTGATCTCTGTAAAGAAGCACTGACAAAGAACTTGGATTATCCCTTTG ATGAAGGTGGTGGGAGTTCTGTGGAAGAGTTAAGTGGTGGGGAGGTAGAAGGTTTTGAAAATCAAGATGAGTGTGGAAGGCAGGACATTAAAGGAATGCTGATGCGCAAATACAGTGGCTATCTCAGCAGTTTGAGGAAAGAATTCttgaagaaaaggaaaaagggtAAGCTACCAAAAGAAGCAAGGGTCACGCTGCTTGATTGGTGGAACAATCATTATAGATGGCCTTATCCAACG GAGGAGGATAAATTGAAATTATCAGAGATAACAGGACTAGATCAGAAGCAAATCAACAATTGGTTTATCAACCAGAGGAAGCGGCACTGGAAACCTTCCGAGGATATGAAATTCGCTCTCATGGAAGGCTTTGCTGGAGATCCTATGCACTTCGGTCATGGAGTTGGTCCCGGGAGTGATAATATTTGTTAA
- the LOC108454971 gene encoding uncharacterized protein LOC108454971, with protein sequence MGAHQLEIVEEREEEEEVIIEDQMKGECQNDSNKNKENVNFIKNQQDVEEPTLLLAHKNEESNDANIWYLENGVSNHVCRCKEAFVKLDEKVRGNVLFGDSLKVQIQGKCTILISLKDGGHSLITNVYYVPKLKSNILSLEQLLERGYEIHMKDCFL encoded by the exons ATGGGAGCCCATCAACTAGAAATTGTGGAAGAGCGAGAGGAAGAGGAAGAGGTAATTATCGAAGATCAAATGAAAGGAG AATGCCAAAATGATTCTAACAAAAACAAAGAGAATgtcaatttcattaaaaatcaacaAGATGTTGAAGAGCCAACTTTATTGCTAGCACATAAGAATGAAGAAAGCAATGATGCAAACATATGGTATCTTGAAAATGGAGTAAGCAATCACGTGTGCAGATGCAAAGAGGCTTTTGTGAAGCTTGATGAGAAGGTTAGAGGCAATGTTTTATTTGGAGACTCTTTGAAAGTCCAAATCCAAGGGAAATGTACCATTCTAATTTCTCTAAAGGATGGTGGCCATAGCCTTATTACCAATGTTTACTATGTTCCCAAGTTAAAAAGCAATATTTTGAGTTTGGAACAACTCCTTGAAAGGGGTTATGAAATTCACATGAAAGATTGTTTCCTTTAG
- the LOC108454972 gene encoding homeobox protein knotted-1-like 1 isoform X2, with product MSGLIKSQISNHPRYLNLVSAYIECQKVGAPPKLASLLEEIGRENRSVNACSEIGADPELDEFMESYCEVLHRYKEELSKPFNEATTFLSNIKSQLSDLCKEALTKNLDYPFDEGGGSSVEELSGGEVEGFENQDECGRQDIKGMLMRKYSGYLSSLRKEFLKKRKKGKLPKEARVTLLDWWNNHYRWPYPTEEDKLKLSEITGLDQKQINNWFINQRKRHWKPSEDMKFALMEGFAGDPMHFGHGVGPGSDNIC from the exons ATGTCTGGGCTGATCAAGTCCCAGATCTCGAATCACCCTCGTTATCTAAACCTAGTATCTGCTTACATCGAATGCCAAAAG gtTGGAGCACCGCCTAAGCTGGCCTCTCTTCTTGAAGAAATTGGCCGTGAGAACCGGTCTGTAAATGCTTGCAGTGAGATAGGAGCTGATCCTGAACTGGACGAGTTCATG GAATCATATTGTGAGGTTCTCCATAGATACAAAGAAGAGCTATCAAAGCCATTCAATGAAGCGACAACGTTCTTAAGCAACATCAAATCACAGCTAAGTGATCTCTGTAAAGAAGCACTGACAAAGAACTTGGATTATCCCTTTG ATGAAGGTGGTGGGAGTTCTGTGGAAGAGTTAAGTGGTGGGGAGGTAGAAGGTTTTGAAAATCAAGATGAGTGTGGAAGGCAGGACATTAAAGGAATGCTGATGCGCAAATACAGTGGCTATCTCAGCAGTTTGAGGAAAGAATTCttgaagaaaaggaaaaagggtAAGCTACCAAAAGAAGCAAGGGTCACGCTGCTTGATTGGTGGAACAATCATTATAGATGGCCTTATCCAACG GAGGAGGATAAATTGAAATTATCAGAGATAACAGGACTAGATCAGAAGCAAATCAACAATTGGTTTATCAACCAGAGGAAGCGGCACTGGAAACCTTCCGAGGATATGAAATTCGCTCTCATGGAAGGCTTTGCTGGAGATCCTATGCACTTCGGTCATGGAGTTGGTCCCGGGAGTGATAATATTTGTTAA